In the genome of Ptychodera flava strain L36383 chromosome 13, AS_Pfla_20210202, whole genome shotgun sequence, one region contains:
- the LOC139147114 gene encoding thymidine kinase 2, mitochondrial-like isoform X2 produces the protein MYQDPHRWSLTFQTYVQLTMVKMRTAKQQRPIRLTERSIYSAKYCFVQNLYNCGYMPHSEYTVLTEWFQWLIENLELNLDLIVYLRTSPENCLKRIKERNRSEEAGITAEFLDVLHRLHEDWLIHKQFEVPAKVLVLDGDLSLHDMCKMFDEKKDEILLKNNSHSNCSLQVDTIS, from the exons ATGTATCAAGATCCTCACCGATGGAGTTTGACCTTCCAAACTTACGTGCAATTGACAATGGTTAAAATGAGAACAGCAAAGCAACAACGACCAATCAGATTGACAGAGAGATCAATTTACAGTGCAAAGTACTGTTTTGTGCAAAACCTATACAACTG TGGATACATGCCTCATTCTGAATATACAGTTCTTACTGAGTGGTTTCAGTGGTTGATAGAAAACTTGGAACTCAACTTGGATCTTATTG TGTATCTGAGGACAAGTCctgaaaactgtttgaaaagAATCAAGGAGAGAAATCGATCGGAAGAAGCTGGTATTACGGCAGAGTTTTTGGACGTTCTCCACAGATTACATGAAGACTGGCTGATACACAAACAATTTGAAGTACCAGCCAAAGTTCTG gTCCTCGATGGTGATTTGAGCCTCCATGACATGTGCAAGATGTTTGATGAAAAAAAGGAtgaaattttactgaagaaCAACTCGCATTCAAACTGCAGCCTACAGGTTGATACGATATCATGA